The following proteins are co-located in the Methanobacterium sp. genome:
- a CDS encoding 4Fe-4S dicluster domain-containing protein translates to MKTLMVMDPKMCSECKDCITACEKEHGTARAKKSSSIPIFCLQCHPDKAPCARICPTGAIKEEDGTLIVNEDACIVCKLCLIACPIGMPVIDEEKKAVQKCTLCMESDRILPACVEACKDNVLKVFSVEELEELKSDVSFAKVLEETLKMCQDKL, encoded by the coding sequence ATGAAAACATTGATGGTAATGGACCCAAAAATGTGTTCTGAGTGCAAAGACTGCATAACAGCATGCGAAAAAGAACATGGAACCGCAAGGGCGAAAAAAAGCAGTTCAATTCCAATTTTCTGTCTGCAATGTCATCCAGATAAGGCACCATGTGCTCGAATATGTCCAACTGGAGCCATAAAAGAGGAAGATGGAACTCTTATAGTAAACGAAGATGCATGTATAGTCTGCAAGCTCTGTTTAATAGCATGTCCTATAGGGATGCCAGTAATTGACGAAGAGAAAAAAGCAGTTCAAAAATGTACTTTATGCATGGAATCTGACAGAATACTTCCTGCATGTGTTGAAGCATGCAAAGACAATGTTTTAAAGGTATTTTCAGTTGAAGAGCTTGAGGAACTGAAATCAGATGTTTCATTTGCAAAGGTTCTTGAAGAGACCTTGAAAATGTGTCAGGATAAGTTATAA